CCAGCTTTCTCAACAGTTCGTCGGAAGCCACGAGCAGGAACTTCGCGTTCGCTATCCCCATGAGCCGATTATGGGCCTCCATGAGCCGGTTCCCCTCGTTCTCGAGTTCGCTGGCCCGCATCTCCAGCGGACCGGCCTTCTTCTCGGCCTCCATGGAAAGCTGCCCCGCCTGCCCATGGGCCGCCATGACGTCCTTGGCGTCGCTCGCCTGCTGACCCTGGATCATCTTGCCGGTCAAGGCGGAGGTCATCGCCGCGTTCTGCGAAAGCCCCCCGCCCATGCCGCCCATGCTCGACATGAGACCGAACATCTCTCCGATGAAGCTGGACACCTCGGCGCTCTGTTCCGCCTTGCTTCTCAGCAACTCCCCTTTCCGCGAAGACTCCGAGCGATACCCTCCGGCCTTTTCCCGCAGTTCGTTCGCGGCCGCGTATTTCTTCCCCGCCGCCGCCTTCAGGAGTTCCGCCTTCCGCTTCAGCCCATCGGCCTCCTTCTTCAGGCCTTCCGTCTCGGCCGTGGAGATCAGCGGGGGACCCGTTTCGATCTTGGGCATGAAGAGAGGATTCTCCGCAAAGGCCGGACCCTGGGGGCAGAAGACGCACGCCGCGAGGATTCCCGCCTTGAGTATCGAGCATTTCATGGACCGCCTCCCGGGAGAACTATTCCGCAGCAAGACAACTGATGACGTACTGTTGCAACGGCCTGTACATCCCTTCCATGCCGAGAAGAAGGCGCTTGATCTCCTCCCGGTCCCTCCGGATCGCCTTCTCCGCCACCTGGAACCGCTCGAGGGCCTTCCTCGCCGACACCGAGCCCTTTTCCTTGCCGACGTTCAGACCCCCGAGGGGCCCGCTTCCCAACACGTCCTCGGAGAGCTCGGCGGTTTCGAGGTCGTCGGTGACTTTCAGGCTCGCGCCGACGGCCCCCCGAACCATCTCGTCCCGCTGGCCATACACCTTCCAGTGGTCCGCAAGGTCGTTCCTCCGCTCCTCCACTCTCGACAGCATCCCGAGCGCTTCATCCAGGGACGCTTCGGCGCCGGGCCTGGCCGAAAGGGTCACGGAGGAGCAGGACGCCGGAAGGGTTCTGGAGGCAACCCCCTTTTCGAGCCCGTAAAGGTCGATCCTCAAGGAATCGACGTCGCCCTCGTGCTTCCTTATCCTCGAGGAGAGTGCGAGGGCGCACCCGTATCGTTTCAGCGACGGACTTTTCTCGACGGCCCGGGCGAGCGTTTCCCTGGAATGCGAGGAGGCCGCCTGCGGCATGGTCGGTTTGATCCATCCCCGGACCTCCGCCGCGCGGGGGCTATCCGGGAACCTCTGGAGAAACGCCCTGTATCCGAACGGATTCCCCCAGGTCTTGACCTGCCCGAAGCTCTTTTCCGAGAGACTCTTCCGCCCCTCGGCGGCGAAGCGCGACTCCGGGTACCGGAACAGGAAGTATTCCATGGAGGCCGGGGAGGCGTCCGCGCCCGCGGCTTTGAATTCAAGCTCCTCGAGCCTGCGGCGGATCTCCGGTGCCCCCGCGTGTCCCTTGAAATTGGCGAGATAATCGTACAGGACGTCGACGGAGGTCTCTTTCTGCGCGGCCTTGAAGGCGAGGTCGGAGACCGTTGCGGCGATCTTCGGGTCGGGGTTCGTCTTCATGATCCGGACGCATTCGTCCACGGTGTCCGCCTTCAGGATCTGATCCATCTTCGATTTCCCGATCATCTCCCGGGCCTCGTTCGCATTGCCGCTGTTCGGATAGCGCTTGGCGAAGTCCTGATAGGCCGCCGGGGTGTTGACCTCCCTCGCCATGTTCCAGGAGGTGATTTCCGGAGATGTCGCGCACCCCACGAAGGCGACGGCAAAAATCGCAAGACAGGCTCTTTTCATTCCCTTCCCTCCAGAAAACCTGAAACTCCATGCGGGGATTGCCTTCGGAAGCCCGTAGTTATCTTCTCGCCACAATCCGCCAAAACCTTTAATTATTTTCCTGGATCAGAACTGCAGCGTGGACATTACCTTGCCCACGGTTCGTTCGACGGTGACGATCCGCCGAACCGGATCGCAGGTGTAGGTGAGGTAGCAGGACGACCGGGGGTTGGAGAGGATCGCCGGGGAGAATGAAACCAGGTTGATCCCACTTTTATGCCGGGCGGAAGGAGAGAGAAGCCCCGGATGCCCTTCCCTCCGGACCCTTTCCCCGACCTGCTGGGTGAACCCGTAGTCCTGCCCGATCAGGTCCGGGTATTCGGCTTCCTTGCCCGAAAGATCGATCAGAAGCGCCTTGCAGTGAATCCGGTAGACCGCCCGTTCCCTGTGGATCAACCCCGTGTTTCCTTCGATCCCCGATTCTTCCTTGACCATATGGAAGGCCGTCTCGTGGATGGTGGTATTCAGCGCGAGCGCACCATACCAGACGCCGTACGAGCCGTTGCCGTACCGGGTCTTCAAATACGGCTCGTTCTCGAAAGGATAGGTGATCGAGATGGTGTAGTGGAACCCGCGGGAGATTAGCCCGAGAGGAATGCCGGCTTTCACCTTCGCCTCGGCCTCGATGGCGATCGCGCTCATGGAGGTGTCCCCGCCCGTCAGGTCATCGAAAAGGTCCTCCGACTTCCGCAAGGAGACGATATTACGGTACGCATCCTCGTCGAAATCGCGCACACGCGCGAAAAGAGACATCACTGGCCCCGGTAGAAGTCGAGGTAGCGGGAAACCCGGGCAATCCCGATGATCCCCTGCTCCTTCATGACGGCGAGAGGCGTCAGGTTGTTGAACGCCTCGTTCCGGCGGTTCACCCAGGAGTAGAGCATCTCCTCATTCCTTGGATAGAGGAGCCGGAGAGCCTTATGTACCGAAAGGAGCCATCCCACCCGGTCCTGCATG
This portion of the Deltaproteobacteria bacterium genome encodes:
- a CDS encoding RES family NAD+ phosphorylase, producing the protein MSLFARVRDFDEDAYRNIVSLRKSEDLFDDLTGGDTSMSAIAIEAEAKVKAGIPLGLISRGFHYTISITYPFENEPYLKTRYGNGSYGVWYGALALNTTIHETAFHMVKEESGIEGNTGLIHRERAVYRIHCKALLIDLSGKEAEYPDLIGQDYGFTQQVGERVRREGHPGLLSPSARHKSGINLVSFSPAILSNPRSSCYLTYTCDPVRRIVTVERTVGKVMSTLQF
- a CDS encoding MbcA/ParS/Xre antitoxin family protein: MALSKTRQAHVDLDAPDSRKALAKLVMQLFRLWKISTADQLNLLGLSGNSRSMLSKYARGEALPSTRDMQDRVGWLLSVHKALRLLYPRNEEMLYSWVNRRNEAFNNLTPLAVMKEQGIIGIARVSRYLDFYRGQ